The Lynx canadensis isolate LIC74 chromosome D1, mLynCan4.pri.v2, whole genome shotgun sequence genome has a segment encoding these proteins:
- the LRRC4C gene encoding leucine-rich repeat-containing protein 4C, with protein sequence MLNKMTLHPQQIMIGPRFNRALFDPLLVVLLALQLLVVAGLVRAQTCPSVCSCSNQFSKVICVRKNLREVPDGISTNTRLLNLHENQIQIIKVNSFKHLRHLEILQLSRNHIRTIEIGAFNGLANLNTLELFDNRLTTIPNGAFVYLSKLKELWLRNNPIESIPSYAFNRIPSLRRLDLGELKRLSYISEGAFEGLSNLRYLNLAMCNLREIPNLTPLIKLDELDLSGNHLSAIRPGSFQGLMHLQKLWMIQSQIQVIERNAFDNLQSLVEINLAHNNLTLLPHDLFTPLHHLERIHLHHNPWNCNCDILWLSWWIKDMAPSNTACCARCNTPPNLKGRYIGELDQNYFTCYAPVIVEPPADLNVTEGMAAELKCRASTSLTSVSWITPNGTVMTHGAYKVRIAVLSDGTLNFTNVTVQDTGMYTCMVSNSVGNTTASATLNVTAATTTPFSYFSTVTVETMEPSQDEARTTDNNVGPTPVIDWETTNVTTSLTPQSTRSTEKTFTIPVTDINSGIPGIDEVMKTTKIIIGCFVAITLMAAVMLVIFYKMRKQHHRQNHHAPTRTVEIINVDDEITGDTPMESHLPMPAIEHEHLNHYNSYKSPFNHTTTVNTINSIHSSVHEPLLIRMNSKDNVQETQI encoded by the coding sequence ATGTTGAACAAGATGACCTTACATCCACAGCAGATAATGATAGGTCCTAGGTTTAACAGGGCCCTATTCGACCCCCTGCTTGTGGTGCTGCTGGCTCTTCAACTTCTTGTGGTGGCTGGTCTGGTGCGGGCTCAAACCTGCCCTTCTGTCTGCTCCTGCAGCAACCAGTTCAGCAAGGTGATTTGCGTCCGGAAAAACCTACGTGAGGTTCCAGATGGCATCTCCACCAACACTCGACTGCTGAACCTCCATGAGAACCAAATCCAGATCATCAAAGTGAATAGCTTCAAGCACTTGAGGCACCTGGAAATCCTACAATTGAGTAGGAATCATATTAGAACAATTGAAATCGGGGCCTTCAATGGTCTGGCAAACCTCAATACTCTGGAACTCTTTGACAATCGTCTTACCACCATCCCAAATGGAGCTTTTGTATATTTGTCTAAACTGAAGGAGCTCTGGTTGAGAAACAACCCCATTGAAAGCATTCCTTCTTATGCTTTTAACAGAATCCCCTCTTTGCGCCGACTAGACTTAGGGGAATTGAAAAGGCTTTCATACATCTCAGAAGGTGCCTTTGAAGGTCTGTCCAACTTGAGATATTTGAACCTTGCCATGTGCAACCTCCGTGAAATCCCTAACCTTACACCTCTCATAAAACTAGATGAGCTGGATCTTTCTGGGAATCACTTGTCGGCCATCAGGCCTGGCTCTTTCCAGGGACTGATGCACCTTCAAAAACTGTGGATGATACAGTCCCAGATTCAAGTGATCGAACGGAATGCCTTTGATAACCTTCAGTCACTAGTGGAGATAAACTTGGCACACAACAATCTAACATTACTGCCTCATGACCTCTTCACACCCTTGCATCATCTAGAGCGGATACACTTACATCACAACCCTTGGAACTGTAACTGTGACATACTTTGGCTCAGCTGGTGGATAAAAGACATGGCCCCCTCCAACACAGCTTGTTGTGCTCGATGTAACACCCCTCCCAATCTGAAGGGGAGGTACATTGGGGAGCTTGACCAGAATTATTTCACATGCTATGCTCCTGTGATTGTGGAGCCCCCAGCTGACCTCAATGTCACTGAGGGCATGGCAGCTGAGTTGAAATGTCGGGCCTCCACGTCCCTGACCTCTGTATCATGGATTACTCCAAATGGAACGGTCATGACACATGGGGCATACAAAGTGAGGATAGCTGTGCTCAGTGACGGCACGTTAAATTTCACGAATGTAACCGTACAAGATACAGGCATGTACACATGTATGGTGAGTAATTCCGTTGGAAATACCACTGCTTCAGCCACCTTGAATGTTACTGCAGCAACCACTACTCCCTTCTCTTACTTTTCAACCGTCACAGTAGAGACTATGGAACCTTCTCAGGATGAGGCACGGACCACAGATAACAACGTGGGCCCCACTCCAGTGATCGACTGGGAGACCACCAACGTGACCACCTCTCTCACGCCACAGAGCACAAGGTCAACAGAAAAAACATTCACCATCCCAGTGACCGATATAAACAGTGGGATCCCAGGAATTGATGAGGTCATGAAGACCACCAAAATCATCATTGGCTGTTTTGTGGCCATCACACTCATGGCTGCAGTGATGCTGGTCATTTTCTACAAGATGAGGAAGCAGCACCATCGGCAAAACCATCACGCCCCTACAAGAACTGTTGAAATCATTAATGTGGATGATGAGATTACAGGAGACACACCCATGGAAAGCCACCTGCCCATGCCTGCTATTGAGCATGAGCACCTAAATCACTATAACTCTTACAAATCTCCCTTCAACCACACAACAACAGTTAACACAATAAATTCAATACACAGTTCAGTGCATGAACCGTTATTGATCCGAATGAACTCTAAAGACAATGTACAAGAGACTCAAATCTAA